Proteins from one Ipomoea triloba cultivar NCNSP0323 chromosome 1, ASM357664v1 genomic window:
- the LOC116013546 gene encoding putative ALA-interacting subunit 2: MEQERPSSSSAVARRGWRKALYQFTQQDLPACKPVLTPKWVISTFFITGIIFIPMGFLFLHASRSVVEIVDRYDTECIPVPFRNTKAAYIVDDSVPKNCTRYLKVPKHMKAPIYIYYQLDNYYQNHRRYVKSRSDQQLLHGLRYNTTGSCKPEDTNNGLPIVPCGLIAWSLFNDTYNFSRGVDELKVNRKNIAWRSDRDHKFGKHVYPFNFQNGSLIGGAKLDPSIPLSDQEDLIVWMRTAALPTFRKLYGRIEEDLDAGDVIVVKLVNNYNTYSFGGRKKLVLSTSNWLGGQNNFLGMAYICVGTSFIFVACVFILLHLKISRPYGETNLSRNWKGGPN, from the exons ATGGAGCAGGAGAGACCAAGTAGTTCCTCGGCAGTTGCTCGACGAGGCTGGAGAAAAG CTCTGTACCAGTTTACTCAACAAGATCTCCCAGCCTGTAAACCTGTTCTAACACCAAAATGG GTCATTTCAACATTTTTCATCACAGGAATTATCTTTATTCCCATGGGGTTTCTCTTTCTTCACGCTTCACGGagt GTTGTTGAGATAGTGGACAGATATGATACTGAGTGTATACCTGTACCATTTAGAAATACTAAAGCAGCATATATCGTAGATGACTCAGTTCCCAAAAATTGTACCCGGTACTTAAAG GTGCCTAAGCACATGAAGGCTccaatttacatttattatcagCTTGATAACTACTACCAAAACCACAGAAG GTATGTAAAAAGCAGAAGTGATCAACAGCTGTTACATGGATTGAGATATAACACTACAGGCTCTTGCAAACCTGAGGACACAAATAATGGTCTACCAATTGTTCCTTGTGGTCTGATTGCATGGAGCTTGTTTAATGACACATATAACTTTTCCCGTGGGGTTGATGaattaaaagttaacagaaagAACATTGCATGGAGGAGTGACCGTGATCACAAATTTGGGAAGCATGTGTATCCATTTAACTTTCAGAATGGGTCTTTAATTGGTGGTGCGAAGTTAGATCCCAGCATTCCT CTAAGTGATCAGGAGGATCTTATTGTATGGATGAGAACTGCTGCCCTCCCGACCTTCCGAAAGTTATATGGAAGGATTGAAGAAGATTTAGATGCAGGTGATGTAATAGTTGTGAAGCTTGTGAACAACTATAATACTTACAGTTTTGGTGGACGGAAGAAACTTGTTCTTTCAACATCTAACTGGTTGGGAGGCCAGAATAACTTCCTTGGGATGGCCTATATTTGTGTTGGCACTTCATTTATCTTCGTCGCATGTGTTTTTATACTGCTTCATCTGAAAATTTCAAG ACCTTATGGAGAAACAAACTTATCTCGGAACTGGAAGGGCGGGCCAAATTGA